The Clostridioides sp. ES-S-0010-02 genome window below encodes:
- a CDS encoding GNAT family N-acetyltransferase gives MSKALDIVIRPVRREDAQSINEMRRAYNVMRNTLALMSDRLDRTIAMLDSLGENDYMFVAEIDNDGEKNVIGFAGLHVNPSPRLRHSAELGITVDEKYHGIGVGQKLMEQLLDIADNWIKLMRVGLEVIVDNEKGLNLYKKLGFEIEGTKKYAVIRDGKFEDVYIMGRYNKDLI, from the coding sequence ATGAGTAAAGCATTAGACATAGTAATAAGACCAGTAAGAAGGGAAGACGCACAATCGATTAATGAAATGAGAAGAGCATATAATGTTATGAGAAATACACTAGCATTAATGAGTGATAGGCTGGATAGAACTATAGCTATGCTAGATTCTCTAGGTGAAAATGATTATATGTTTGTGGCTGAAATTGATAATGATGGAGAAAAAAATGTAATAGGTTTTGCTGGTTTACATGTGAATCCATCTCCAAGATTAAGACATAGTGCAGAACTAGGAATAACTGTTGATGAAAAGTATCATGGTATAGGAGTAGGTCAAAAGCTTATGGAACAACTTTTAGACATAGCAGACAATTGGATTAAGTTGATGAGAGTAGGGTTAGAAGTAATTGTAGACAATGAAAAGGGATTAAACTTATACAAAAAACTGGGATTTGAAATAGAAGGAACTAAAAAATATGCTGTAATTAGAGATGGAAAATTTGAAGATGTTTATATCATGGGAAGATATAATAAAGATTTAATTTAA
- the cas4 gene encoding CRISPR-associated protein Cas4 has product MKLTGTLINYYFHCKRQCWLLGNRINLEENSEDVKIGRILHELKEKNSKHKEIAIENIKIDKLTKEYLVEIKKSDADVEAVKWQVLLYLKILKEKGIVRKGKIEFIEKNKTDKKIVFVDLREETEKQLVSIEKDIVDLINRDKAPYPDLKKGCKKCAYYEYCYI; this is encoded by the coding sequence ATGAAGCTTACAGGAACTTTAATAAATTACTATTTTCATTGTAAAAGACAATGTTGGCTACTTGGCAATAGAATAAACCTAGAAGAAAATAGTGAAGATGTAAAAATAGGTAGAATTCTTCATGAGCTAAAAGAAAAAAATTCAAAACATAAAGAAATTGCAATTGAAAATATAAAGATAGATAAATTAACAAAAGAATATTTAGTAGAGATTAAAAAGTCTGATGCTGATGTAGAAGCTGTCAAATGGCAAGTTCTTTTATACTTAAAAATATTAAAAGAAAAAGGAATTGTTAGAAAAGGAAAAATTGAATTTATAGAAAAAAACAAAACCGACAAAAAAATAGTTTTTGTAGATTTGAGAGAAGAAACTGAAAAACAGCTTGTATCTATAGAAAAGGACATTGTCGATTTAATAAATAGGGATAAAGCACCATATCCAGATTTAAAAAAAGGGTGTAAAAAATGCGCTTATTATGAGTATTGTTATATATAA
- the cas1b gene encoding type I-B CRISPR-associated endonuclease Cas1: MGKTKYIGSMGELSRKDNSICFRKNGKNVYIPVENTSEIFCLNEVSLNSKLLDFLSRANIVVHFFNYYGGYSGTFYPKEFLISGKVTVAQVKTFENRREEIAKSIVNGIRINTINTLSHYYKHGNSEIQPLLSHLKKDSLNKLEKSNNIKEILSVEGDIWQIFYSSFKYILREEFIFNKRVKRPPDNPLNAMISFGNSILYAKTVTAIYNTHLNQSVSFLHEPSESRFSLSLDLSENFKHAVTFKTIFDLVNNRKINVEKHFDKKLNYCILNDEGKQLFINSLEERLESVKEHPKLKRKVSLKTCIKLDAYKILKCIMEQKEFIPYNLKYSL, from the coding sequence TTGGGAAAGACAAAATATATTGGCTCAATGGGAGAGCTTTCAAGAAAAGACAATTCAATATGCTTTAGAAAAAATGGAAAGAATGTGTACATACCAGTAGAAAATACTAGCGAAATATTTTGTTTAAATGAAGTATCATTAAATTCTAAATTACTTGATTTTTTATCGAGAGCAAATATTGTTGTTCATTTTTTTAATTACTATGGTGGATATAGCGGAACCTTTTATCCTAAAGAATTTTTGATAAGTGGAAAGGTAACTGTAGCTCAGGTAAAAACCTTTGAGAATAGAAGAGAAGAAATAGCAAAATCTATAGTTAATGGTATAAGGATTAATACAATAAATACATTATCACATTATTATAAACATGGAAATTCAGAAATACAACCATTATTATCACATCTAAAAAAAGATTCTCTAAATAAATTAGAAAAATCGAATAATATAAAAGAAATATTATCAGTTGAAGGAGATATTTGGCAAATATTTTACTCTTCCTTTAAATATATTTTAAGAGAAGAATTTATTTTTAATAAAAGAGTTAAGAGACCACCAGATAATCCCCTAAATGCTATGATATCATTTGGAAATAGTATATTATATGCTAAAACTGTAACTGCTATATATAATACCCATCTAAATCAAAGTGTAAGTTTCTTACATGAACCAAGTGAAAGTAGATTTTCTTTAAGCTTAGACTTAAGTGAAAATTTTAAACATGCAGTAACATTTAAAACTATATTTGATTTAGTAAATAATAGAAAAATAAATGTTGAAAAACATTTTGATAAAAAATTGAATTATTGTATTTTAAATGATGAAGGAAAACAGCTTTTTATAAATTCCTTAGAAGAAAGGTTAGAATCTGTAAAAGAGCATCCAAAATTGAAAAGAAAGGTAAGTTTGAAAACATGTATAAAACTAGATGCTTATAAAATATTAAAATGTATAATGGAACAAAAAGAATTTATTCCTTATAATTTAAAATATAGTCTATAA
- a CDS encoding AEC family transporter — MNFSNIFVQVAVLFIIILVGYFVRKFNLLDEHCTSKLSNLTMTIFLPSMIISSMQINFDNKMIQKILLLLFISLVMYIVSIIIAFLLKYILKCEDTKDLGIYQYIVVFSNVAFMGYPVIEAVLGHEAIFYTAIFNLPFNLFSFTLGIYLLSKGSTTKGFSMKSLISPATIAVVIGLFLFITGLRLPQFINDPLKMLGDMTTPISMIIIGSLLANSSAIDCFVNKRLYLVTIVRLLVLPVIIYFILKGWVNDKMILAIPVVISSMPAAANTAIFANQYDSNVTLASQCVFFTTLFSVISIPFISIFLLS; from the coding sequence ATGAATTTCAGCAATATTTTTGTTCAAGTTGCAGTTTTATTTATAATTATTTTAGTAGGATACTTTGTCAGAAAATTCAACTTATTAGATGAACACTGTACATCTAAACTTTCAAATTTGACAATGACTATTTTTTTACCATCTATGATAATTAGTTCTATGCAGATTAACTTTGATAATAAAATGATACAAAAAATACTACTATTATTATTTATATCCTTAGTTATGTATATAGTTTCTATTATAATTGCTTTTTTGTTAAAATACATTTTAAAATGTGAAGATACAAAAGACCTGGGGATATATCAGTATATAGTTGTTTTTTCAAATGTAGCTTTCATGGGTTATCCTGTAATTGAAGCAGTTCTAGGCCATGAAGCTATATTCTACACCGCTATTTTTAATCTACCATTTAACTTGTTTTCTTTTACTTTGGGAATTTACTTGTTATCTAAAGGTAGTACCACTAAAGGATTTTCAATGAAATCACTTATAAGCCCTGCTACAATAGCAGTAGTTATTGGTTTATTTTTATTTATAACAGGTCTTAGATTACCTCAGTTTATAAATGATCCACTTAAGATGTTAGGAGATATGACTACACCAATATCTATGATTATTATTGGTAGTTTGCTTGCTAATTCTTCAGCAATAGATTGTTTTGTAAATAAAAGATTATATCTAGTTACTATTGTAAGATTATTAGTACTTCCTGTGATTATATACTTTATTCTAAAAGGGTGGGTTAATGATAAAATGATTTTAGCTATACCAGTAGTAATTTCTTCTATGCCTGCTGCTGCAAATACTGCTATATTTGCTAATCAATATGATTCTAATGTAACACTAGCCTCACAATGTGTATTTTTTACGACATTATTTTCAGTTATATCAATACCTTTTATAAGTATTTTTTTACTATCTTGA
- the cas2 gene encoding CRISPR-associated endonuclease Cas2: MKKKSNLNYNYVFVVYDVGEKRVNKVFKICKKYLSHFQKSVFRGEITPSKIMSLKHDLENIVDKDNDFVCIIKLMNSNIFEEEIIGNNNSNCENLIL; this comes from the coding sequence ATGAAAAAGAAAAGTAATTTAAATTATAATTATGTATTTGTGGTTTATGATGTAGGAGAAAAAAGAGTAAATAAAGTTTTTAAAATATGTAAAAAGTATCTTTCACATTTCCAAAAATCAGTTTTTAGAGGAGAAATAACTCCATCTAAAATTATGAGTTTGAAACATGATTTAGAAAATATTGTAGATAAAGATAACGATTTTGTATGTATAATAAAATTAATGAATTCTAATATATTTGAAGAAGAAATAATAGGTAATAATAATAGTAATTGTGAAAATTTAATATTATAA
- a CDS encoding DUF3810 domain-containing protein, with product MSKKIKYFSLILFPIALFLNFIASKIPHIVEKYYSQAIDKKVIQLLSKVSGIFPFSIYEITMYIIVISIFLFLCSIVFTIFKKNRNLKTFLKNSILNILSILSIVYFLFVVLWGINYNRVPLENTLINQYNLKNNSSVQSKQHSTKELSELYKFLVAKANETRKLTLQDKNGVVKSNTDYKGVINRAQLGYDKISYILPSVSGSYSKPKYVISSHLMCYTGITGIYFPFTGEANINIAIPDLYIPCTVGHEMAHQRGFASEDEANFIGYLTSIKHPDIDFNYSGYILALNYTASALSKVDYRAYADISAGISESVRRDLKNESEFWQRYEGKIDKISNEFNNSYLKANGIAEGTQSYGKMVDLLLTYYELYPYN from the coding sequence ATGAGTAAAAAAATAAAATATTTTTCTTTAATCCTTTTTCCTATTGCTTTGTTTTTAAATTTCATAGCAAGTAAAATTCCACATATTGTTGAAAAATATTATTCTCAAGCCATAGATAAAAAAGTTATACAGCTATTAAGTAAAGTTTCAGGAATATTTCCATTTTCTATCTACGAAATTACAATGTACATAATAGTTATATCTATTTTTTTATTTTTATGTTCTATTGTATTTACAATTTTTAAAAAGAATAGAAATTTAAAGACATTTTTAAAGAATTCTATTTTAAATATATTATCCATTTTATCAATAGTTTATTTTCTTTTTGTAGTACTTTGGGGTATAAACTACAATAGAGTTCCACTCGAGAACACCCTTATCAACCAATACAATTTAAAAAACAACAGTTCTGTCCAATCAAAGCAACATAGTACTAAAGAACTTTCTGAGTTATATAAATTTTTGGTAGCTAAAGCAAATGAAACTAGAAAACTTACACTACAAGATAAAAATGGTGTCGTAAAATCTAATACAGATTATAAAGGTGTCATAAATAGAGCTCAATTAGGATATGATAAAATTTCATATATTTTACCTAGTGTTAGTGGTAGTTACTCTAAGCCAAAGTATGTTATTTCATCACATCTTATGTGTTATACAGGAATAACTGGTATATACTTTCCCTTTACAGGTGAGGCAAATATTAATATTGCAATCCCTGACTTATATATTCCTTGTACAGTTGGTCATGAAATGGCACATCAGAGAGGATTTGCTAGTGAAGATGAAGCTAACTTTATAGGTTATCTCACTTCTATAAAACATCCTGATATTGATTTTAATTATTCTGGTTATATTTTGGCCTTAAATTATACTGCTTCTGCTTTAAGCAAAGTTGACTATAGGGCATATGCTGATATTTCTGCTGGTATTTCAGAGTCTGTTCGTAGGGATTTAAAAAATGAGAGTGAATTTTGGCAAAGATATGAAGGTAAAATTGATAAAATCTCCAATGAATTTAATAATTCTTATTTAAAAGCTAATGGAATTGCTGAAGGGACCCAAAGTTATGGTAAAATGGTTGATTTATTGCTAACTTATTATGAATTATATCCATATAATTAA